The genomic region ACCACTCTTCCTCATCAGCTGCTCGACTGGGCACAACCGTCACCCAGCAAGTCATTGGCTCCCTCTACCACTCATGAAATGCAACGACTGTTGGCGACCAGTGCTGCACCGGGTCTCTACAACGAAGAAACTTCCCAGATGGTTCCACTATAAGTGTGAAAAGGACAAAGTAAGTGCAATATTTTGCGGGTGTTTTTTTCGGTTTCAAGCAATGTGAGCTCAATGTTGGCTTAAATATTGTGCAGAAAAGTTTAAACttttggtattgggaagtagaATTCTATTGATTCAAAGAGGCCTATTGGATATTGGTGCACTTGCTACTAGAGATGAGATTATAGAGGATGCAGTGTTCAATTTTTTTACATTAGAATTAAGAGAAGAAACAAGTGTCCAGGGCAAAGAAGTCAACAGCAAAGGGCAAAAGTGTTAATGGTGAACATAAGGAGATGGAAAAGGTGTTGATTGCACTTGTGGTAGCAATAAGTTGTCTTCATGTTAAAGTGTGTAATTGTTCTTGTAATTTTGTTTGGATTAGTTCTCATGTTAAGGAACCGATGAACTATGTGCCCAAAATATCATTTTATGAAGTAGTGAAGCTTTAAGTCATTGACCTAAATAAATGAATTTGTGTTAAATCTTCTTGGGGAGTTAAGTTATACGAGTTCGGTAAGGAACCACTTCAATTTAAATCCTCAAATTTTAGAGTTTTTTTTTTTgttgggggagggggtgggggggacTCAAATTGTGGAGTCAAGGTCTGAGAGCGTGTGGGGCTACATTTTAAGTTTCGGCTATACTCCAACTATGGCCATTTATTCATAGTAATTTGGTATGAATCGATATATTTATGTCTAAAAATATTGTCGGCAAAGTAAGAGCATTGAACTAGTTATATGTCAAGTCTATTTATACACAAGAAGTGTGAAATTTGATGTTCTTTTGTGGTTCTGGCAAAGGTTTGTGTATAGCTCAATAACACCACAATTCTTGTAGTACTAGAACTTCTTTCGTCAAAATTCTTTGTCCGGGCAGACCGTGCACGACAGTGGTCAGCACTTGTCCATGTCCCTCCAGCTCAAGTAAACCAGGCCGGCATGGTAGTGCGCGTAAGCGCCGGCGATGACAAGCGCGTGGAACAGCTGGTGGCTGTGCCCGACGAGGTCAAACCTGCCCGGCATCCACCTCTCCGGCACCCTCGTGGCGTACACCAGCACGCCGGCCAGGTACAACACCCCCATGGCCACCTCGTATCCCGTGGTGACCACCGCCTCGGGCCGTGCGCCGAACACGAGCATCTTGTGCACGATGGGCACGAGGCCGGACGCGCCCATGCACACGAACAGCGCGGCGCGCGCCCATCGGAGCTCGGGGGCCTCGAAGACCGGCAGCAGCGACACGGCCACCGCGGCGGCGCCGAACACGGTGATGGAGCCGAGGTAGAGCGTCCGGGAGAAGGGGTCGCAGAGGAAGGTGTAGTAGACGAGCGGGTAGAAGGAGGTGACGATGAGGCCGGTGATGCCGGCGTAGTCGAGGCGGAGCAGCACGTAGCTGGCGTGCTCCGAGTGGCACGCCAGCAGGTGGCACCCGCTGCTCATCAGCAGGCAGAACATGGCGCCGCACAGGTACGTGTAGAACGGCCACCGCTCGACCGGGCCGTGTTCTCCCGACAACAGCGACAACGCCGCCGCTGCCGCGAGGTCCGTCTCGCCGGAGACGGACACGTTGCGGCGCAGCAGCGTCTGCATTGCCACGGCCGCTCCACTGGTGCTGTAGGAGGCCATCAGCACCATGGGGTCGCCGTTGCCGGTACAGTTCGCCAGGCCCGCGGATGTCGCCGAGTGGGTCACACTGGTTTCCATGGGGACCATCGTGGCGGCGCACACGGTGAGCGCGAGGAACACGAAGAAGCCGATCAAATGCCTGCGAGAAAACACGCGTCAGCTTCTAAAGCGCATGCGCGACGTGTCCCGGAAGTACGTGCTCGGCGGACAGAGAGGCTTACGTCCAGACGTTGATGGTCTCGTTGTGGAGCGCGAAGGCGCTGAGGAGCGCCTCCTTGAGGGGCCACTCGCTGCGGTAGTAGTGGAGGATGAACTCGTTGTGCTGCAGGAAGGCCGGGAGAGCGTCGTAGCCGACGAGCTCGCACTTGCGCCCGCAGCACCTCttcgccacgccgccgccgcctttgcttCCCTCCAGCAAAAGcgacttcatcgtcgtcgtcgccgctgGTGACGACGCCACGGCGGCGACGTCGCTCATCCGTATGGCGGCCGTCTTCCTCAGCAGCGTCACCGTGGAAGCCATTCACCCAGTCCTGCTCGGTAGCCGGCTTTGGAAAATTAACCTCGATCTCGTGTGGTCGAGCTAGGGAGAAGTAGAGAGGAGGCGATTGGAGTGTGGTTCCAGTGTGCTTGGGCTTCTCTGGGTATATATAAGCTCTAGTGTTGACTTATTGTGACCGAGTTTAGGTGGGAAATGGGTGCCCTGAAACGGTCCGATTAGAGCAACTGCGCACACCAGGACGCTTAAAAAACGATGGATCGTGGCGCAGGTCCAGCAATTAGCGCCGGCACAAGTTAATAGTAATAGGCAGACCACGAGCGCTCGTGTGCTGCTATGTAGCCTGTCGTTGTTCCCGGTGGCTACTTTGACTCTTTGAGCGCGGTATCCTGCAACACCAATCAATGGCAGACGACGTAAAGTCACAGTACAGTGTGAATTTTACCAACACGGACGACCATACGATGTAACTAATGTCAGCTGCCGCTTCACGATTGATCGTGGAAAACAGTAGTGGTTTGGTCACAGACTCGTAGCTCTCTCAGCAAGCCGACCGGAGACACGCAAGACTGCTGGACGGCAAACAGGCATTGGTTCAACTCTGGCGGCTTAATACTCTCCTCGGAAGAAAAGGATGGTGATCATAGAACACTTCGTCAGAGAAATGTTGCTGCCACTGGGGAAGTAGCATAGCGTCCCCCTGTGTTCATGTTCTGAACAAACTTATTCAGTAGCGGGTTTCGTAGGCGAAGATCATCTGCCACGCTCAACATTTTTTTTTTTGCCGAAATGAAGACAAAAGCATTGCCTCATCTATTAATCCCCGACAGTCTGTACGTTACGGCTATGTCAGATCAGTATCAAACATTGGTGGAGATGGAGCCTCGATCCCACTAGACGCTGAACTCTTTGAACATATCTCCATGTTTCTCGACGTATGGCCATATTTCTCCCTTGCCTTGTGAACATACTCCGTCAACGACAAGTTTTATGCCTGCGCACCAAtccaattttgttttgtttttggggGTAGTGGTAAACCCCGATAACTGGCACTTGTTGTCTTGTCTATGCACACGCGGCTATTCGGTTGGATCTTTGCTGGAACAAAGCCTTCCAAGTCCTTGAGATAGCGTTCCCCAAGAAGCTGGGTTTGTTGTTGTCTACGCGCTTCCTTTGGATCTTCGCCGGACTCCAAATTTCAGGCCGACTCTATTGTTGCGAAAAGCACCGGTGTACTTTTGTAAAGTGAGTGGACGAGTATTGATATTTGAAAATAAATAATAAGCTGAAGCCAGCATAGGCCGCAGCCAACAGCAAACCTTGACTAGACGAACTTTATTCCTCAAGATCTTTTTTGACAGAATTTTCACTCGTCTACGCAGCCAAATAGTACTTCGCAGTGCAAAAACATATAATGAGTACACTATATATCAAAACTAAAAAAAAATGAGCTGTACTCCTTATACAACTTTAGTGAGTACATCTTATTTGTATTTTTATTTAAAATCTAATAGGACAAAGAGAACTAGATGGAACAACAGACGTATTTCTTTCCCCTATCGCAAGGCCGGCAAAGCCTTCCTCTCCCCGATCTCCGTCGACTAGCGGCAGATTCATCTCCCATTTGTCTATCGTTTTCAAGATCGATGACAGGAAGGGGAATCCTGGTACCTCGGCTTCAGCTAGTAAATAGGTTAGGATTTTAGTCTTTGCAGGAGTGGTGCTCGAACGGATGGTGGTGCTTATTTTTAGAGTCAGTCTTCTGGGCTCCGATCCTCTTCAAGTTCGTCCTCCAGGACAGATTAGACTGAGCTCGAATGTAGATTCTTGCCAACTCATAGGGGCGGTGAGGTTAGGATTTCTCATTGTGCATACGGGACGATAACATTTGCTGCCAGGTTCTTCAGATATATTCAATGTTTCAACATCTATGACGGCGCCTCTAGGGCGCTAATTcttaggggcacatgcacgaagactccCTGACTATCATCGATAAAGTTAGGTCGGCTCCAGTATGGGAGTGGTGACAGAGGCGTGCCGGTGACTCGTTCTGACGGCGATAGTGGTCGTCCAGTGGTCTAGGGACCTCAATTCATTCTTTTATGCTTGAGATGCTATGTATTTCCGATAAACTTTTAGAATAGATATGAGTCATTTTTtgcaaaagaaaaaggagaatTACATATGATGGTACACATTCTTGAAAGGAAATCTTTTCTAGATAACGAAATAATCAACCCTCCGCCTTTGCACCAACTGAGGACACACATAACAAAACtaatacaaaaaaattaaactccATGAAATAAGTGGCAACATACTGAATCCCAAAGCCAACATTGCACAACAATAACAAGTGAAATACCTTGTCATCAAGCGATGCTTTCAATGAGAAATACAACGGAATCATACCACAGTTATCAAATTCAACAAATCTAGGATTTCACTCCCACACAATCAGTCCTATTACTACAGAACAACGCACTTACGAAAGCCATGTTGTAGAATGTCATGCTCACCTAGTCTGAAATGTGAAAGCTAGACCTAGGGTATTCAACTGCATAGAAAGGTGCATAAGCTATCACCCTAGCCTCGAACACTCTACCACTATTGGGTCCAGTCAACGACTAGACCATGACTTCAAATCTTAAGCTACCATTGCATTGACTAGATACCATAAGTGCCAATACTCACCTGCCTTGCAGATCACCACAATAGTCTATTGCTGTTGTGGACATGATATAGAACCTAGATTTTCTAATGGCCCTGCCACCTTGGGGAGCAGTATGTGTCAATCATATTCATTTATGCTTTGAGATTTCTAGATAAGTTAGGCATTATTCCAGTGCATACCGAACAATTGCAAATACAAACCTAAATACCTCCCATGTTAGCTTTGTGTCAGGGAATATAAGGGAGTGTGTAGATAGGAGGACGGATGCATGCATTATCTATCCTCATACAAAACGCACATGTTTTATTCAATATGATAATTTAGATGATTGGTTTCTTTAAAGAAAATTGTGATATTTGTATGTATCGAAATTCTTCGTGGCAAAACCTTGAGAGCAAAACTGATCATGGATACATTTATTTTAGTTTAGATTTCACTGTTTCAACTATCTTTCAAGATAGTTTAAGGTGCATTCATACATGAACCAAATATttcattgtttcaaatgaaaaGTTCCCAAAATAACTTTGAGTGACATATTTTGCTTCAAATTTGTCCGGTTATTTCAGTGCATTATAAAACCAATTTTTTAGATTTTATGGATTTTTAAATGATATTTAACCTTTAAAAAATTATTAGATTAATAATGCACAAATTTCAATTATTTCATTCATATATTCTGATACATTTAAATTATTTTAGTATATTttagaaaaatatatttttattcaaagTCTCTGAACTATTTCAGAGTCATTTCTTTGTTTCAAAATGTTTGAAACATTAATAATCACATGGATTTAAATTATCCCCATGATATCTGAACCAGTTTTGGAAACATTTCAAAGAGATTTCACATTATTTTCACTTTATTCAAATCAAATAGAAACATTATATAGATATCGAGAAATTtctttggtatttttgtttgaaaaaatatatttgaatttaaTTTGAAAATGTGCAAGATTAGTGGGATAATTATAAAATGTGCTACAACAAAAACAATACTAAACTTGTTGTAGTTTTTGAAGTCTTTAGTTTTTATTTTCTACGGAAAATGTTCTGAATTTTATTTAAATGTTATTTTTTGATATTTTGAACACTAAACCCAAAAATGTAGGAAGCAATGGTGCCACAATGTGATTGTTAATATCTCCCCTAATTTGAGAAGCATTTAGGGTTACGTATTAGATTTCTTTCTTCCATTCTCCCTCCCTACCTCAGCTCATCTCTATTGTTGTCACATTTTCTCACTATTTTTGCTTTAAAGCTGACTTTGTCCTACGTCTTATTAGCTTATAAACAAAATTCATGTTTTGTTTAGTGAGGCAATAAGTACTCATTCAATTGGTAGCTAACCTTCATTTTTTTTCTATGCATGTAAtcacatctctactcctaatggatgaGTTGGTAGTCTCGCCTCACTCCGGTTAAATTCCCCACCGTTTCTTATGCCACCAACATATTTAAACCGGATTTTACCCATGATCTATTTGAACTGATTTTATGTGCCAATAAGATCAATCAATTTTCAGTAGTATTTGGTAAGTTTTATATGGAAAGGAATAAATCATGATCAATCTGTAATCATTTTTTGAAGACCAAATCTTTGGTAACTTTTATATGGAAAGGAATAAATCATGATCAATCTTTAATCATTTATTGAAGACCAAATCTCTATTGTTATCCCACGAACTcatacatgccccccccccccggggcgtcTCTTGGAAACCCTCCATCTTGATTGCATCTCTCTCCCCGAAAAAATCACCGCCGCGCGCCATCGTGTGCACGCCATCACCGGTCTAGATCTCGATCCGTCGTGAGGAGCTCCACCATCATTGCCCTCCTCGTCCACATCGTGGTCACGATGGCCACGTTACTGGTTGTGGATGACACCGCCCCGCCTAGCCCCCACTCTCTTCTGCACGATGACCCATCCGCCGCTATCCCATGCTCTGTTCTGTCTTATGTCGCCACCCTCGTCTCCGTTGCGAGTGGCCCGCCCCTGTACAGCAGCAGAGGAAGCGGGCGTGCAGGCAGGAGCTGGAGGCTGCACTGTTGTGTTTCCGGCGGGAAGCAAGGGAGGCGGTTGGCTATGGAGTGTGACATCTATCTCCCTCCCAACTCCCTACAGCCAGCTCCGCCTTGATCTCCCCCGCAATGTGCTGCTCCATGCATTGGCAGCTAAAAGGTATCGAGTGTGCCATCTATCTCCCTCCCAACTCCTTTGTGTTCTTTATCTTTCAGAGAATGTAAGAAATTTAATGCTATTGTAGAGAATGTACCGTAATTTTGAGTACTGTGCATAATGTTTTTGCTATTGTGTAGAATAGTTTTTACAGAATGTGCTGTTGTCGATTCTGCAGAAATATTTGTACTATTTTGCAGATTTGTGTTGTCGTTGGTTTTGCTTCTTTTTCTTAAAGGATGTAGTTTAAAACCAGATCATGCCTAAAGAAGTTTTCCCATGAAAATGCAGACCTAGCGGTGGGTTAGAACACAGGCAGCCCTGTGAGCACGAATGGCTGTGGACGTGGACCCTTGCGGCGAGAGATGCAGAGCACGAGCACACCACTTGCCCTTTATTCAGCTGACCATGACGATTACAACGGTGGTGTCATCCTTGCTAGATCTACGCGTCAGTGGTGTCGCCAATTGTAGTGATAGATGTATCGACGATAATTGTTTTGCAGACGGGGAGGATATATATTGTAAAAGAGCCTTTATTTTGTTCTTCTTATCTAGGACACGAGAAGTTAATTCTCACTTGTTTCACCTACTGGTTCGTATTTCCATTAGGCAAAGTGGCTTGAAAATAGACTGTCTTTACTCTTTCTATGAGACAAGGAACCCGccaatttgtttttcattttttccttGAGATATTAATATCTTACATGCTCTGCTGGGCCATCTTCACACTACGGGTTGTTTCAGCTAATGGATATGACGGTGGTCCTGCTGCTAGCTATCCAATCCCATGATGGTCAGATACGAAATGTTGTAGGATGAAATATCAAACACTTTGAGGAGCAGAGTTTTTCACAGTTTCTACAAGCACTTCATCTTCTTCATTGGAGACCCTAAAGGTAATTTTTCAATGGTATGCTTCTGTGTGTTGATAAATAAGCTGAGTTGATGGTTAGAATTTGGGAAAGTTGTGAAGCAACCAAGTTTACCATTCACTTAATACAGAATAGAAACTAATATGTCTAGAAATATGTTTTCACTCTATCTTGACAGTAGGAATGGTATGGATAACATAGCAACTTCTTTTACCAGACATGGAGTACACTTCCATAGTATTATTGTTGGATAGTGTTTCTTCTATATCCATCTATTTCGCCAAGTAATGTTTTCTTTCTAGAGTTACTGTCATTTTGGGCTCATTTTTTGGTAAAATATTCCTCATTTCGACCAAATTATGTTTTTGgactgaatttttttattttaaaatcTCGGGTCAAAGCTATTACTGTGCATGTGGTTCGAAAGTATTTTGTGACCGCTGCCAGGGATAACACTTGGTGCTTCTATGATATTTTAACACGTTCCTGCCTCTCACAGGTCCACTCGCATAGGCTACATTCAGCAGTTCCCATGTTTGCACTTGCATACATGTGTATGCAATGCTAATTTTTTGTCAGGTTGGCAGAGGCTTGGAGATACATATGTGTCTTTCCACCTAGATGGTCTCATCCTTGGAACATGAACTTCTAAAGTTTGTCAAAATTTTGCATGTGAAGACTCAGTTTCATACTGCAATTGTCAGGAATATGTTTCAGATGGTTACACATGTCTGCGCTTGATATTATATTTCGTAATGAAATTTTTTTGTCCGTAGTCAGATATTTCAAAGTTTGAGGGGCATGTTGGACCCAACACTGCTATATCCTTCTCTGAAAATAGTTACTTCCTG from Triticum aestivum cultivar Chinese Spring chromosome 4A, IWGSC CS RefSeq v2.1, whole genome shotgun sequence harbors:
- the LOC123083715 gene encoding heptahelical transmembrane protein 4-like yields the protein MASTVTLLRKTAAIRMSDVAAVASSPAATTTMKSLLLEGSKGGGGVAKRCCGRKCELVGYDALPAFLQHNEFILHYYRSEWPLKEALLSAFALHNETINVWTHLIGFFVFLALTVCAATMVPMETSVTHSATSAGLANCTGNGDPMVLMASYSTSGAAVAMQTLLRRNVSVSGETDLAAAAALSLLSGEHGPVERWPFYTYLCGAMFCLLMSSGCHLLACHSEHASYVLLRLDYAGITGLIVTSFYPLVYYTFLCDPFSRTLYLGSITVFGAAAVAVSLLPVFEAPELRWARAALFVCMGASGLVPIVHKMLVFGARPEAVVTTGYEVAMGVLYLAGVLVYATRVPERWMPGRFDLVGHSHQLFHALVIAGAYAHYHAGLVYLSWRDMDKC